In the Procambarus clarkii isolate CNS0578487 chromosome 70, FALCON_Pclarkii_2.0, whole genome shotgun sequence genome, attttaattttttttttaattttcaaattacgtccatattcggccatacgagcaaacggccaaaagcgacgtactttttaagagaacgggttgcagtgtgCAGGGTTTGGCGTGTGTATGAAGTACTAGGAGCTACTGTTGGTAAAATGACCAATTATTTTGTACGAGGGTAAATGGGGGCTAAGTTataatatttatgtaaatatatttatgCACGATTTGATATATTTTTCAGATGGCGGCCGTGGACGACCCAGAAGCGAGTCTCCGAGCAAGGCTCAAGCAGGGAGCCCCCGCGGGCCCCCACACCCCTCAGGCTCCACAAGACGGACACAAGGTTCCTCTTAACACACAGACGGCCCTCTCTACCAAAACAGGAACTAATAGGTTTGATATGTTGGGTAATAGTAATCATTAGTTATACACACACAAAAGTGTCTGCTTTTGTTGTTTCGTGTTAATTTACGGTAGTAAAGAGCGCGGTGTGCAGGGTAAACATGTTAAGAAATTACAATATCAGGCTTACCATATCAATAATGACACTAGCTTACCACATATGTAAGTTGCTTAGCTTAGAGACTgtatacttgtggtcggtctcgaacccTTTGATGATGTACCAATATGCATGAAGTTTTACAAGAGTGTTATGTGTCAGGTACGTGAGCAGGCTGGTGTGGGTGCCGCGCATGACGCCAGAGAGGTTCTCCACCACCATCGTCGTGTCCACCCAACACCCGACCTTCACTGACGCCATCTACATCAAGGTATTAACTTTGTTTACGAGTACAGTATTATGATAAAATTTAAGATTATATATATAGGAAGCGTTAACAGATTGAATTGGCACCTATAAATAGATGTGTGGCTTGAAGCACAACGATATTCATACGAAATTACACTAATGTGATGCGTTTTGAAGGGAAACCAGATTAAATTACAATAATGTGATATATCCATGAGGAAAAAAAGACAATAAGAGGGTTTGAACTCACGTCTCTGGACTCCTCCCCGGAGACACGCATTACCCACTATACCACAATGACCTAAAAGATATCCCAGCCTCAGGTTCTATCCTGACATACTATTTTCTCCTATCATCCTTGTGTAACTAAGGGTCCTCTTGGTCAAAGGGGTTTGCACATATTGCATAACAAAAGGTTAACAGAAacaaaattttattttttaaactcGTCTGCCTAGTATGAATGTTAAGTAATTTTACATATAACCTAGTTTACCTACATGTAGCCTAGTTTATTCTAATTTCAACTGATAAACATCCTGACAAATAATTGGAGATGAGTTAGTATAGACCAGCCGCGGGTTT is a window encoding:
- the LOC123775299 gene encoding uncharacterized protein → MAAVDDPEASLRARLKQGAPAGPHTPQAPQDGHKVPLNTQTALSTKTGTNRYVSRLVWVPRMTPERFSTTIVVSTQHPTFTDAIYIKPRYQETQCEEHLYQLGQTVESYTSHSVGGRRASSILFTPVAVL